One window of Tenacibaculum maritimum NCIMB 2154 genomic DNA carries:
- a CDS encoding HAD family hydrolase, producing MALKAVLFDMDGVIVDTEPLHKKAYFLMFDKVGITVSNDLYESYTGQSTLEICKDLVSRFKLVLRAEELVAYKRAFFKDIFFNDNDLQLMDGVLALIKDYHRNHVTLILASSASMFTINSVFDRFNLGPYFKGKLSGADLKASKPHPEIFINAAKASGFNKDECIVIEDSTNGIKASYDAGIYCVAFKSENSKNQDYTLANKVITSYKELAYNKIKDIV from the coding sequence ATGGCTTTAAAAGCAGTTTTATTTGATATGGATGGGGTTATTGTAGATACGGAACCACTTCATAAAAAGGCATATTTTTTAATGTTTGATAAGGTGGGGATTACAGTATCTAATGATTTATATGAATCTTATACTGGACAATCTACGTTAGAAATATGTAAAGATTTAGTGAGTAGGTTCAAATTAGTATTAAGGGCAGAGGAGTTGGTGGCTTATAAAAGAGCTTTTTTTAAAGATATTTTTTTTAATGACAATGATTTACAATTGATGGATGGAGTTTTAGCATTAATTAAAGATTATCATCGGAATCATGTCACTTTAATTTTGGCATCATCGGCGTCTATGTTTACTATAAACAGTGTTTTTGATCGATTTAATTTAGGTCCTTATTTCAAAGGGAAGTTAAGCGGAGCAGATTTAAAGGCATCAAAACCGCATCCAGAAATTTTTATAAATGCAGCAAAAGCATCTGGTTTTAATAAGGATGAATGTATTGTTATTGAAGATTCAACTAATGGGATAAAGGCATCTTATGATGCAGGAATCTATTGCGTTGCTTTTAAAAGTGAAAATTCTAAAAACCAAGATTACACATTGGCTAATAAAGTAATAACTAGTTATAAAGAATTAGCATATAATAAAATTAAAGATATTGTGTAG
- a CDS encoding secondary thiamine-phosphate synthase enzyme YjbQ has protein sequence MKFYQKEIQLPEFKRGYHLITDILLNALPEVLQIETGQFQAFIKHTSASLTINENADPTVRMDFESHINKMIPENMPYYKHDYEGADDMPAHIKSSILGCQVQIPITKGRLNLGTWQGIYLGEHRNYGGKRKVVITIFGN, from the coding sequence ATGAAATTTTATCAAAAAGAAATTCAATTGCCAGAGTTTAAAAGAGGATACCATTTGATTACAGATATCTTGCTAAATGCGCTTCCTGAGGTTTTACAGATAGAGACAGGGCAATTTCAAGCTTTTATAAAGCATACTTCTGCAAGTTTGACTATTAATGAGAATGCAGATCCTACAGTTCGTATGGACTTTGAATCTCATATAAATAAAATGATTCCTGAAAATATGCCTTATTATAAACATGACTATGAAGGTGCTGACGATATGCCTGCTCATATAAAAAGCTCAATTTTAGGATGTCAAGTCCAAATACCTATAACGAAAGGGAGGTTAAATTTAGGAACTTGGCAAGGAATTTATTTAGGGGAGCACCGAAATTATGGAGGGAAACGAAAGGTAGTTATTACTATATTTGGAAACTAA
- a CDS encoding DUF2141 domain-containing protein, with product MQKIVLVLTLLVLGVSSSLGQEKYSMTIAFKGMKSDKGNLYIAIYNKEKDFLKRALKGAVVKIKDKEALVVFDHLLSGEYAVSAFHDENNNKKMDTKIFGIPKEPVGISNDAKGFMGPPKYRDAKFKLVKDVSLTIQLK from the coding sequence ATGCAAAAAATAGTATTGGTACTTACATTGTTGGTTTTAGGAGTATCGTCATCATTAGGGCAAGAAAAATACAGTATGACTATAGCGTTTAAAGGAATGAAGTCAGATAAAGGGAACTTATATATAGCTATTTATAATAAAGAGAAAGACTTTTTAAAAAGAGCATTGAAAGGGGCAGTTGTAAAGATAAAAGATAAGGAAGCATTAGTAGTGTTTGACCATCTTTTGTCAGGAGAATATGCTGTTTCTGCATTTCACGATGAAAATAATAATAAAAAAATGGACACCAAAATTTTTGGAATCCCCAAGGAGCCTGTTGGAATTTCAAATGATGCGAAAGGGTTTATGGGACCTCCTAAATATAGAGATGCGAAGTTTAAGCTGGTTAAAGATGTTTCATTAACCATTCAGCTTAAGTAA
- the dnaK gene encoding molecular chaperone DnaK encodes MSKIIGIDLGTTNSCVSVMEGNEPVVIPNAEGKRTTPSIVAFVEGGERKVGDPAKRQAVTNPTKTVYSIKRFMGNKFSESSKEVGRVPYKVVKGDNDTPRVDIDGRLYTPQEVSAMVLQKMKKTAEDYLGQGVSEAVITVPAYFNDAQRQATKEAGEIAGLKVRRIINEPTAAALAYGLDKSNDDKKIVVFDFGGGTHDVSILELGDGVFEVLATDGDTHLGGDDVDEKLINWLAEEFKAEENMDLRQDPMALQRLKEAAEKAKIELSSTTSTEINLPYITATASGPKHLVRTLSRAKFEQLIDDLVKRTIEPCETALKNADLSISDIDEIVLVGGSTRIPAVQEAVEKFFGKAPSKGVNPDEVVALGAAIQGGVLTGDVKDVLLLDVTPLSLGIETMGNVFTKLIDANTTIPTKKSQVFSTAVDNQPSVEIHVLQGERAMAADNNTIGRFHLDGIPPAGRGIPQIEVTFDIDANGIIKVSALDKGTNKSHEIRIEASSGLSEEEIEKMKREAEANADADKEAKETADKINGADSMIFQTEKQLKEFGDKLSAGKKEPIEAALAELKTAHEAKDIAQIDAAMEKINEAWKAASEEMYAAQQAAGGADAGAPQQEQPEANNAQGDNVEDVDFEEVK; translated from the coding sequence ATGAGTAAAATTATAGGTATAGATTTAGGTACTACTAACTCGTGTGTTTCTGTAATGGAAGGAAATGAACCAGTGGTAATTCCTAATGCAGAAGGAAAGAGAACAACTCCATCTATTGTAGCATTCGTAGAAGGAGGAGAGCGTAAAGTAGGTGATCCAGCAAAAAGACAAGCGGTGACAAACCCAACTAAAACAGTTTATTCTATTAAACGTTTTATGGGGAATAAATTTTCTGAATCTTCGAAAGAAGTAGGAAGAGTACCATATAAAGTGGTAAAAGGAGATAACGATACTCCTCGTGTTGATATTGATGGTCGTTTATATACACCGCAAGAAGTATCAGCAATGGTGTTGCAAAAAATGAAAAAAACAGCTGAAGACTATTTAGGTCAAGGTGTTTCAGAAGCGGTAATTACAGTACCAGCATATTTTAATGATGCACAGCGCCAAGCAACAAAAGAAGCGGGTGAAATAGCTGGTTTAAAAGTACGTCGTATTATCAACGAGCCAACAGCGGCAGCATTGGCCTATGGATTAGATAAGTCTAATGATGATAAAAAGATTGTTGTTTTTGACTTTGGAGGAGGTACACATGATGTTTCTATCTTAGAATTAGGCGATGGTGTTTTTGAGGTATTAGCAACGGATGGAGATACACACTTAGGAGGAGATGATGTTGATGAGAAATTAATTAATTGGTTGGCGGAAGAGTTTAAAGCTGAGGAGAATATGGACTTGCGTCAAGATCCTATGGCTTTACAACGTTTAAAAGAAGCAGCTGAAAAAGCTAAGATAGAGTTATCTAGTACAACTTCTACAGAAATTAATTTACCGTATATTACAGCAACGGCATCAGGTCCTAAACACTTAGTAAGAACATTAAGTAGAGCTAAGTTTGAGCAATTAATAGATGATTTGGTAAAAAGAACTATTGAGCCTTGTGAAACAGCATTAAAAAATGCAGATTTATCAATTTCTGATATTGACGAGATTGTGCTAGTGGGAGGATCTACTCGTATTCCAGCAGTACAAGAAGCAGTTGAAAAATTCTTTGGAAAAGCACCGAGTAAAGGAGTAAATCCTGATGAAGTAGTCGCTTTAGGAGCTGCTATTCAAGGAGGGGTTTTAACAGGTGATGTAAAAGATGTATTGTTACTAGATGTAACTCCATTATCATTAGGTATTGAAACTATGGGGAATGTATTCACAAAGTTAATTGATGCGAATACAACAATTCCTACAAAGAAATCTCAAGTATTTTCTACAGCAGTAGATAATCAACCGTCAGTAGAAATTCACGTATTGCAAGGTGAAAGAGCAATGGCAGCAGATAACAATACTATTGGTCGCTTCCATTTAGATGGTATTCCACCGGCAGGTAGAGGGATTCCTCAAATTGAAGTAACTTTTGATATTGATGCGAATGGAATAATCAAAGTATCAGCATTAGATAAAGGAACAAATAAATCTCATGAAATTCGTATTGAAGCTTCATCTGGATTGTCAGAAGAAGAGATCGAGAAGATGAAAAGAGAAGCAGAAGCAAATGCGGATGCAGATAAAGAAGCAAAAGAAACTGCAGATAAAATTAATGGAGCAGATTCTATGATTTTCCAAACAGAGAAACAATTGAAAGAGTTTGGAGATAAGTTATCAGCAGGTAAGAAAGAGCCAATTGAGGCTGCTTTAGCAGAGTTGAAAACGGCGCATGAAGCAAAAGATATTGCTCAGATAGATGCAGCGATGGAAAAAATTAATGAAGCATGGAAAGCTGCTTCTGAAGAAATGTATGCAGCTCAGCAAGCTGCGGGAGGAGCAGATGCAGGAGCTCCTCAACAAGAACAGCCAGAGGCTAATAATGCTCAAGGAGACAATGTTGAAGATGTAGATTTCGAAGAAGTAAAATAA
- a CDS encoding NAD(P)/FAD-dependent oxidoreductase, with the protein MNIPQTSFPRVVIIGGGFAGLAVAKGLEKQELQVVLLDKHNYHTFQPLLYQVATGGLEPDSIAFPLRKTFNDLENYHFRLTEVLKINADENEITTTIGNLTYDYLIVATGSKTNFFGNKNIQKHTMEMKSIPQSLNIRSLVLENFEEALLVSDLEKRKSLMNFVIVGGGPTGVELAGALAEMKKGILPKDYPDLDIREMKINLIQSSGEILKGMSDKASEKAEDYLIKLGVNVWKNLRVLDYDGTLVTTNGEDHFKAATVIWAAGVQGKTIGGLMASCVIERSNRIKVNEFNKVVDTKNIYAIGDVACMQTERYTYGHPMMAQPAIQQGKLLAKNILAAIKGRKQKPFRYHDKGAMATIGRNKAVVDLPKWKTQGVFAWFVWMFVHLFSLIGFRNKVIVFMNWVYNYIRFDRETRLIIRPYKNKNRYSFRKEDV; encoded by the coding sequence ATGAATATACCACAAACCAGTTTTCCTAGAGTAGTAATTATTGGAGGAGGATTTGCAGGATTGGCAGTTGCTAAAGGGCTAGAAAAACAAGAGTTGCAAGTTGTTTTACTAGACAAGCATAATTACCACACTTTTCAACCTTTATTATATCAGGTGGCTACTGGAGGGCTAGAACCAGATTCCATAGCGTTTCCTCTTCGAAAAACATTTAATGATCTAGAAAATTATCATTTTAGGTTAACTGAAGTTCTGAAGATAAATGCTGATGAAAACGAGATAACGACCACTATAGGGAATTTGACTTATGATTATTTAATCGTGGCAACAGGGTCTAAAACTAACTTTTTTGGGAATAAAAATATTCAAAAGCATACAATGGAAATGAAATCCATTCCTCAGTCTTTGAATATAAGAAGTCTTGTTTTAGAGAATTTTGAAGAAGCACTATTGGTTTCAGATTTGGAAAAAAGAAAGTCCCTAATGAATTTTGTTATTGTGGGAGGAGGGCCTACGGGAGTAGAACTTGCTGGTGCTTTGGCTGAAATGAAAAAGGGGATTTTACCCAAGGATTATCCAGATTTAGATATCCGAGAAATGAAAATAAATCTGATTCAAAGCTCAGGAGAAATTTTGAAAGGGATGAGTGATAAAGCTTCAGAAAAAGCGGAGGATTATCTGATAAAACTAGGAGTAAATGTATGGAAAAACCTTCGAGTATTAGATTATGATGGAACTCTTGTAACTACTAATGGAGAGGATCATTTTAAGGCAGCCACTGTAATCTGGGCTGCTGGTGTACAAGGAAAAACTATTGGCGGATTAATGGCTAGTTGTGTTATAGAAAGATCTAATAGAATTAAAGTAAATGAATTCAATAAGGTAGTAGATACTAAGAATATTTATGCGATAGGAGATGTGGCTTGTATGCAAACAGAAAGATATACCTATGGACATCCGATGATGGCACAACCAGCTATCCAACAAGGAAAATTATTAGCAAAAAATATTTTAGCAGCTATCAAAGGAAGGAAGCAAAAGCCTTTTCGCTATCATGATAAGGGAGCTATGGCTACAATTGGCCGTAATAAAGCAGTGGTAGATTTACCAAAATGGAAAACACAAGGAGTTTTTGCTTGGTTTGTATGGATGTTTGTTCATTTATTTTCGTTAATAGGCTTTAGAAACAAAGTGATTGTATTTATGAATTGGGTGTATAATTATATTCGCTTTGATAGAGAAACAAGGCTTATTATTCGTCCATATAAAAATAAGAATCGCTACTCATTTAGAAAGGAAGATGTCTAA
- a CDS encoding biotin--[acetyl-CoA-carboxylase] ligase has translation MKLIKLNAIDSTNSFLKDLAQNTILENKTVVTATEQLKGRGQMGTEWSSEANKNLLCSVFFRFNKLAISHQFYLNFGVALAVFDTLKKYDLPKLAIKWPNDILSEKSKISGILVENVITNRQIQSSIIGIGVNVNQEKFPANLLQVTSMKRQLEKDVSIDQLLVDLVAELSKNIELLEKGAYKTLEKRYLEVLYKKNTPMMFRNRQSTLFMGMIIGVTSYGKLQIQLDDDTIKEFGIKEVSFA, from the coding sequence GTGAAATTAATCAAACTTAATGCCATTGATTCTACAAATTCTTTTTTAAAGGATTTGGCACAAAATACAATCTTAGAAAATAAAACCGTAGTAACCGCTACAGAGCAATTAAAAGGGAGAGGGCAAATGGGAACTGAATGGAGTTCTGAAGCTAATAAAAATCTACTTTGTAGCGTTTTTTTTAGATTTAATAAACTAGCAATATCTCATCAATTTTATTTAAACTTTGGTGTAGCTCTTGCAGTTTTTGATACCTTAAAGAAGTATGATTTGCCAAAATTGGCTATAAAGTGGCCCAACGACATTTTGTCAGAAAAGTCTAAAATTAGTGGAATACTGGTAGAGAATGTCATTACAAATAGACAGATTCAATCTAGCATTATTGGTATAGGAGTTAATGTAAATCAAGAAAAATTCCCTGCTAATTTATTGCAGGTAACATCTATGAAGAGGCAGCTAGAGAAAGATGTATCAATAGATCAATTATTGGTTGATTTGGTGGCAGAATTGTCTAAAAATATTGAATTATTAGAAAAAGGGGCATATAAAACGCTGGAGAAACGTTATTTGGAAGTATTATATAAAAAAAATACTCCAATGATGTTTAGAAATCGCCAGAGTACTTTATTTATGGGTATGATTATTGGAGTAACTTCTTATGGTAAGCTACAAATTCAATTGGATGATGATACAATTAAAGAATTTGGAATAAAAGAAGTTTCGTTTGCTTAA
- a CDS encoding NUDIX hydrolase, giving the protein MYKVFINDKPIILTDSFKDESIFPSYIYEEINLTELVYTLNEKAIGGAILHTLNLEDSWREFRAWFKVIQAAGGLVINEKEEILFIFRRNKWDLPKGWIEEGETVNSAAIREVEEECGIFNLTIKKELLTTYHLFFQKGKIYLKETFWFLMYSDDTKKPIPQIEEEITAVEFKSKEEIKEALSNTYANIKLVIEKYQGVIS; this is encoded by the coding sequence ATGTATAAAGTTTTTATAAATGATAAGCCAATAATTTTAACAGATTCTTTTAAAGATGAAAGTATATTTCCTTCTTATATATATGAAGAAATAAACTTGACTGAATTGGTTTATACCTTGAATGAAAAAGCTATTGGAGGTGCCATTTTACATACGTTAAACTTAGAAGATTCATGGAGGGAGTTTAGAGCATGGTTTAAAGTGATACAAGCGGCTGGTGGTTTAGTAATTAATGAGAAAGAGGAAATCCTTTTTATTTTTAGGAGAAATAAATGGGATTTGCCTAAAGGTTGGATAGAAGAAGGAGAAACCGTAAATTCAGCAGCTATTCGCGAAGTAGAAGAGGAATGTGGAATTTTTAATTTAACCATAAAAAAAGAATTGCTAACAACGTATCATTTGTTCTTTCAGAAAGGGAAAATATATTTGAAAGAAACATTTTGGTTTTTGATGTATTCTGATGATACAAAAAAACCAATACCGCAAATAGAGGAAGAAATTACAGCAGTGGAGTTCAAAAGCAAAGAAGAAATAAAAGAGGCGCTCTCAAATACATACGCGAATATAAAACTAGTTATTGAAAAGTATCAAGGGGTAATAAGCTGA
- the pyrE gene encoding orotate phosphoribosyltransferase: MNLNKDTAKKTAELLLQIKAIKLSPNAPFTWASGWKSPIYCDNRVTLSYPPVRNFLKEQIAKLVEDKYGKPDVIAGVATGAIAIGILVAQELGVPFVYVRPEPKKHGRKNQIEGHLESGQNVVVIEDLISTGKSSLNAVKALKESKATVKGMVAIFSYGFEVANQNFEQDHISLTTLSNYEYLLEQALDNKYITSEELRTLEDWRLSPSTWNQEK, from the coding sequence ATGAATTTAAACAAAGATACAGCAAAAAAAACTGCTGAACTTCTTTTACAAATCAAAGCTATCAAACTAAGCCCTAATGCTCCTTTTACTTGGGCTTCAGGCTGGAAATCTCCAATTTATTGTGATAATAGGGTTACTTTATCATACCCTCCAGTTCGAAATTTTTTAAAAGAACAGATTGCTAAATTAGTAGAAGATAAATACGGAAAACCCGATGTAATTGCTGGAGTGGCTACTGGAGCCATTGCCATAGGGATATTAGTAGCACAGGAATTAGGTGTTCCTTTTGTGTATGTAAGACCCGAACCTAAAAAACATGGTAGAAAAAATCAGATTGAGGGCCATTTAGAAAGTGGTCAAAATGTAGTAGTCATCGAAGATTTGATTAGTACAGGTAAAAGCAGTTTAAACGCCGTAAAAGCCTTAAAAGAAAGTAAAGCTACAGTAAAAGGAATGGTGGCTATTTTTTCTTATGGGTTTGAGGTAGCTAATCAAAATTTTGAACAAGATCATATTTCTTTAACTACTTTAAGTAATTATGAATATTTACTTGAACAGGCTTTAGATAATAAATATATTACTAGCGAGGAATTAAGAACCTTAGAAGATTGGCGACTTAGTCCTAGCACATGGAATCAAGAAAAATAA
- a CDS encoding zinc-dependent metalloprotease: protein MKQKSILITLLLFFSLQTFSQTKHSCKAKEQNDIYFKRYPKSKIEYLNFNTFTKKYTANQHQKKAASTYTIPVVFHVYGATQNGATVTTEKIKIALQKLNDDFQGLNADFKDVDPYFNSIKSTLSIEFKLAQLDPNGNCTTGVIYYDEKSGYGNGGGYDSQISNDAWDNYKYMNVYLQGDLYADGSTSNSGVAWYPNSAMSDANTARVVYNGAYLHGNTGDEFASVLTHEFGHFFNLIHTFEGGCTYPNDEVSDTPPEDASTVGANCSPIKNCEGNFINYENYMGYNGAADGCYRMFTKGQTDRMLAALQHPARQTLWKPQNLIDTGVHNSGASFSINNNIFKESINNNGTFNQTTTVTVNGTNFNSSGAILTPEVDYSLPLPQGLSATIQTTSNTTATITITGTASNHTAINNQTLTLNFKESALASNQNLACSSISLKLKFYDPFEIIYEDFTDVSADSTNGWKFFYLPKINGEGSYGAWHYKNGHLKMETYGKKLVTNTASRNIALLTKDELISTTSNFTEPGAYPDQLDLRTENHTEWDGNTGYIGFSAIHNDETVLGWMQVTVSTDGNTMIVQEYAFSTKPNGDILAGQTTLNNTIININAPSNLTASAATSSEITLNWNDNSDNEEGFKIERLNNNGSYSLITTIGANSTTYTDSSLTANTTYSYRIQSFSGNAHSTYSNIAEVTTADHTQTDNYCAINGNNDYEYIQAISINSFINSSGADTNGYGNYTSKIIDLPPSANVNVSLTPGFLSNTYSEHWAIYIDYNQNNLFETDERVLDGISGNTTVSGSFLVSEQAVGITRMRIIMKYDSTPINGCLPIGDGEAEDYTVSFSEAVIAPSNLSAIANSTSKITLNWQDNSTNENGFRIERVTNSGSFEVISSVPTNTNSFTDTNLTENTTYTYRVRAFVNNIDSTPSNEVSITTNSNANTSYCNILGDSAYEYIQTVSIGNFVNTSTANTNGYGDYTHQTISLIPGSNATINLTPGFSSTPYTQYWAVYIDYNKNNIFEANEQVVNGIHGTTSVSRNFIVESSAAGTTRMRVIMKYYSAPNDACTTIGAGEIEDYTIEFASKGNTPSLALPLNIRSAGAYNTGFYAAWDTVSDIDSYEVQLLNNGNWEMQGTSSSYYLWIERKTTISEHTFRVRATNGVEYSKWSTPLTISLPSQGPRKADVTNLSIYPNPAIDYIYIKGDKKSFLSIQIFSLQGKKIGHFTNTDRISVQHLPKGTYLLKINTSKDSIIRKIIIQ, encoded by the coding sequence ATGAAACAAAAGTCAATTTTAATTACATTATTACTTTTTTTTTCGCTCCAAACATTTTCACAAACAAAGCATTCATGTAAAGCGAAAGAACAAAATGACATTTACTTTAAAAGGTACCCTAAATCTAAAATAGAATACCTAAATTTTAATACGTTTACCAAAAAATACACGGCAAATCAACACCAAAAGAAAGCTGCTAGCACTTATACAATACCAGTAGTATTCCACGTATATGGAGCTACGCAAAATGGGGCTACCGTAACTACTGAAAAAATAAAAATAGCTTTACAAAAACTAAACGATGATTTCCAAGGTTTAAATGCTGATTTTAAAGACGTGGATCCTTATTTCAATTCTATAAAAAGTACGTTAAGTATCGAATTTAAATTAGCCCAGCTAGACCCTAATGGAAACTGTACAACAGGAGTCATATACTACGATGAAAAATCTGGCTACGGTAATGGAGGAGGATATGACTCTCAAATCAGTAATGATGCATGGGATAATTACAAGTATATGAATGTTTATCTTCAGGGAGATTTATATGCTGATGGAAGTACCTCTAACTCAGGAGTTGCTTGGTATCCTAATAGCGCTATGTCTGATGCTAATACTGCTAGGGTTGTTTATAACGGTGCTTACTTACATGGAAATACAGGTGACGAATTCGCTTCTGTATTGACGCACGAATTCGGGCATTTCTTTAACTTAATACATACTTTTGAAGGAGGTTGTACCTACCCTAATGATGAGGTTAGTGACACTCCTCCTGAAGATGCTTCAACTGTTGGTGCTAACTGCTCCCCTATTAAAAATTGTGAAGGAAACTTTATCAATTATGAAAATTACATGGGATACAACGGTGCTGCTGACGGCTGTTATAGAATGTTCACAAAAGGACAAACCGATCGTATGCTAGCTGCGCTACAACACCCTGCTCGTCAAACGCTATGGAAACCTCAAAATTTAATTGACACAGGTGTTCATAATTCAGGTGCTTCTTTTTCTATCAATAACAATATATTTAAAGAATCTATCAACAATAACGGAACATTCAATCAAACAACTACCGTAACTGTAAACGGAACTAATTTTAATTCTTCTGGAGCAATATTAACACCTGAGGTAGATTATTCATTACCGCTTCCTCAAGGCTTATCTGCTACCATCCAAACCACTTCTAATACAACAGCTACTATTACTATTACAGGTACTGCTTCTAATCATACTGCTATTAACAACCAAACTTTAACATTAAATTTTAAAGAAAGTGCACTAGCTTCTAATCAAAATTTAGCTTGTTCTTCTATCAGTCTAAAACTTAAATTTTACGATCCTTTTGAAATTATTTATGAAGATTTTACCGATGTTTCAGCAGACTCTACCAATGGTTGGAAATTCTTTTACCTCCCTAAAATAAATGGAGAAGGTTCTTATGGGGCTTGGCATTATAAAAACGGACATTTAAAAATGGAAACTTATGGAAAGAAATTGGTTACCAATACCGCTAGTAGAAACATTGCCTTGCTAACCAAAGATGAACTTATTTCAACAACCAGCAATTTTACGGAACCAGGAGCATATCCTGATCAGCTAGATCTTAGAACCGAAAATCATACTGAATGGGATGGCAATACGGGATACATAGGATTTTCTGCTATTCATAACGATGAAACTGTACTTGGATGGATGCAGGTTACTGTTAGTACTGATGGAAATACCATGATAGTTCAAGAATATGCCTTTTCAACCAAACCTAATGGAGATATTCTAGCTGGCCAAACTACACTTAACAATACTATTATCAATATTAATGCTCCTTCCAACTTAACAGCTTCTGCTGCAACTTCTTCTGAGATCACTTTAAACTGGAATGATAATTCTGATAACGAAGAAGGATTCAAAATTGAACGGTTGAATAATAATGGAAGCTATTCTCTTATAACAACTATTGGAGCGAATAGCACTACTTATACAGATAGCTCTCTAACAGCAAATACGACGTACTCTTATAGAATCCAATCCTTTTCTGGAAATGCACATTCAACCTATTCTAATATCGCTGAAGTAACTACAGCTGATCATACTCAAACGGATAACTACTGCGCTATTAATGGGAATAACGACTACGAGTATATACAAGCCATCTCTATAAATAGTTTTATAAACTCTTCTGGAGCTGATACTAATGGATATGGAAATTATACTTCTAAAATCATAGACTTACCACCTAGTGCAAATGTTAACGTTAGTTTAACCCCTGGTTTTTTAAGCAATACTTATTCTGAACATTGGGCTATTTATATAGATTATAACCAAAATAACTTATTTGAAACTGATGAGCGTGTGCTAGATGGAATTTCTGGAAACACCACCGTATCAGGTAGCTTTTTAGTAAGTGAACAAGCCGTAGGTATTACAAGAATGCGCATCATTATGAAATACGATAGCACTCCTATTAATGGTTGCCTCCCTATTGGCGATGGAGAAGCTGAAGATTATACTGTTAGTTTTTCAGAAGCTGTAATAGCTCCTAGTAACCTTAGCGCCATCGCCAATTCAACTTCTAAAATTACTTTAAATTGGCAGGATAATTCTACTAATGAAAATGGCTTTAGAATTGAAAGAGTTACTAATAGTGGTTCTTTTGAAGTAATTTCTTCTGTTCCTACTAATACTAACAGTTTTACAGACACTAATCTTACTGAAAATACGACTTATACATATAGGGTTCGTGCTTTTGTAAACAATATTGATTCGACTCCTTCAAACGAAGTTTCAATAACCACCAATAGCAACGCTAATACTTCTTATTGTAATATCTTGGGAGATAGTGCTTATGAATATATTCAAACTGTAAGTATTGGTAATTTTGTAAATACTTCTACTGCCAATACGAATGGATATGGAGATTATACTCATCAAACAATCTCATTAATCCCTGGGAGTAACGCTACTATTAATTTAACTCCCGGATTCTCAAGTACTCCTTATACCCAATATTGGGCTGTTTACATCGATTATAATAAAAATAACATTTTCGAAGCTAATGAACAAGTCGTAAATGGTATTCACGGAACTACCAGCGTTTCAAGAAATTTCATTGTTGAAAGCTCTGCTGCTGGAACAACAAGAATGCGCGTTATAATGAAGTATTATAGTGCTCCTAATGATGCATGTACTACTATTGGAGCTGGAGAAATTGAAGATTATACTATTGAGTTTGCTTCTAAAGGAAATACTCCCTCATTAGCGCTTCCTTTAAATATTCGATCAGCTGGAGCTTATAATACTGGGTTCTATGCTGCTTGGGATACTGTTTCTGACATAGATTCTTATGAAGTACAACTACTCAATAATGGAAATTGGGAAATGCAAGGTACTTCTTCTTCTTATTATTTATGGATTGAAAGAAAAACGACTATTTCTGAGCATACTTTTAGAGTTAGAGCCACAAATGGAGTAGAATATAGTAAATGGAGTACTCCTCTAACAATTTCTCTTCCTTCTCAAGGTCCTCGCAAAGCAGATGTAACGAATCTATCAATATACCCAAACCCCGCTATTGATTATATATATATCAAAGGAGATAAAAAAAGCTTCCTTTCTATTCAAATCTTTAGCCTTCAAGGTAAAAAAATAGGTCATTTTACAAATACCGATAGAATATCCGTGCAACACCTACCCAAAGGTACCTATCTCTTAAAAATAAACACTTCTAAAGATAGTATCATTAGAAAAATAATTATACAATAA